The sequence below is a genomic window from Gossypium hirsutum isolate 1008001.06 chromosome A11, Gossypium_hirsutum_v2.1, whole genome shotgun sequence.
ACTGCAGCCTCCTCTTCgatgtcttcttcttctttcacaATTTCGTGGCCTTGTTGTTTAACAACTTCAGCGAAGTTGAAAGGTGTGGGCATGGTGCTTTCTTGTATTGTTGGCTGGTTCTTAGGAGCAAAATGATCTTGGGTTCTTGGTTTAATTGAGCCCGTCATTGCACTGCATCGTGGCTGGGGTTTTAGGGTTTCCATTTTCATGCCATTTTGATATTCCTCTTCGGTTTCTTGAGCATTGTTGAGCTTTTTGCTCAGGTGGCAGTTCCAATAATTCTTTACATCATTTGCTGTTCTTCCTGGGAGTCTCCCAGCTATCAATGACCATCTGAGATCAGCAACATATATATAAACCACACATATGAATGTATAATGTAACACTAGTGTACTAATTATTCACCTATATAAAATACAAACCAGTTTATAAGTTTTCTTGATCAACGAAACAattatatatacaaattcatattCGATGCATTGAATACACGTGAATCAAATGATTATACGccatctaaaataaaattaagtaaacagttaaataaaaaggactaaaaaacTTGCTTGTTTCCGAGGAGCTTGTGAAGCTTAATGATGAGCTGAACTTCATCTTCTGCAAAGGTTCCTCTTTTGATGTTTGGGCGTAGGTAGTTTATCCATCTCAGTCTACAGCTTTTACGACACCTGTTTAGACCTAAACAGACACCAAATTAAGTACACCGTGCATTAATTAATGAAACATCAACTAAGGTACACAAGTTAAATTCATTCACACATTCAAGCCTTATTTTTTCCTTGATGATTTCTTCTTGGAAAACTCAACAaccatttacaaaatatatacatatatttccatGCATCTATCCATTGAACgtacaaaagttaaaaaaaagacTTCATTTACGATTTGAATGTGACTATACTCCAAAATTAACTCatcaacaaagaaaaagaaagcccaATAACGACCCTGAAACATGCTTGTGGTAACCTGATTCTCTGCAACTATAACAGAATGTGGCACACATTCAAGGGTTTGTATGTGAATTTTGAAACAAGCATTCAGTTGAAATTTGTTGAGCTTAATTTTGTGTTAGTAATAATAGAGACCTTTGTAGTTCATATGCCAATGTTCTCAAAAGAAAATTCATAGTAATCATTGAGGGTCTTGAAATCTTAAGCATAATATATGATCTAGcattcaaattaatttaaaaaaaaaaaaaatcaaatgcagATTTCTGCCGAGGTCAGGTTCACATGGTATTTTGTAAGCTCAAGATTGAAGTCATTTGGttcatttaacaaattttaaaatgctACATCCAACAAGTTTAGAGTTagaaattttagtaattttttatgccAAAAAATGCTGATGATTTGAGCCACGATGAAGATTGAAGAGGAAAGATGAAAGCCACCTTTAAACTATGAAAACTTTCGACTATGATGAGACTATAGTGAGAAAAACTGTTTTAAATTACCCAATAATTGGTAACAAAATACAAATTTATCtaataatttcatcaaatttgCCTAACACAATGAACCAAACCCATTATTTTGCTCATCTTCATTCAactgaaacttttttttttatttatttaaaaaaagagagggTAAAATGAGACTTGTGATAGTTACCAGCCAAAAGAGGTACCCGATGCCACTTCCCTTCTCCATAACGCTCTATACATTTCTTGAGCAACTGATCTTCTTCTTCGGTCCAAGCAACGCCTCCCATACTTTCTAATTGTTTCCCTCCTTTACCTATTCATCATACACTCCTTGCTCAACTTATACCCCGTAATTGCTCATGGACCATGTTGTATTCCTGTGTTTTCgtttaataatagaatttaaagtgatatatatattatttatataaatattggtCAATTAATTGTTCATAATATTATAAGTTTTCATACATTCtgtttacttttttaaatattttaatttattttcctgTATCCTATTAATTATTGCGAGATCTAAGCAATACCCCATTATTTCAGCCTAAAAACATTTGGAAAACTGTCCCTTCCGCTTTCTAGCATCGTCCTATTGTTTCTACATGTTTATGACGAGGCATTATGATTATATCTGTGGGCTCCATATCTCaaattattcattttctttctcaTATTTACTTCCGTTTGTTTTTAAGACTAAAAGTTTACATGTTCTCAAAGAAGTAAAAGAACAATTTGTGCTTTATGCAATGTCGTATAAAATGTTTggttttttcccctttttctttaaCCATCCATTCATATTTATGTGTACGTAGCTCACCCCAGCGTCTTTTTCCCTACTGCCTATTCTAAAAGTCCAAGCCATTAAACTAAAACTCTCTCTAATATCAACTTTGTCACTCTGTTTAAATATGCTATTATACTTTTAAATACTACTCAAATAAGctcttaaaatttaaataccatCACTTCGTATAagattattattacttattaggAAAAGTAATGTTATTTGAATCGGATCAG
It includes:
- the LOC107892994 gene encoding transcription factor MYB113-like, with the protein product MGGVAWTEEEDQLLKKCIERYGEGKWHRVPLLAGLNRCRKSCRLRWINYLRPNIKRGTFAEDEVQLIIKLHKLLGNKWSLIAGRLPGRTANDVKNYWNCHLSKKLNNAQETEEEYQNGMKMETLKPQPRCSAMTGSIKPRTQDHFAPKNQPTIQESTMPTPFNFAEVVKQQGHEIVKEEEDIEEEAAVGVFFGDLATEDHQFGQLDEVNVLSSTNEGCSKWDWDDLMLDMDLWTDSL